In one window of Nicotiana tabacum cultivar K326 chromosome 12, ASM71507v2, whole genome shotgun sequence DNA:
- the LOC107822408 gene encoding protein NRT1/ PTR FAMILY 4.5-like, whose protein sequence is MRMCRDVNIEPKQPPRLGGNSATLFVYAMAGIDVMAFFATGVSLVTYFYGFMNFSITKSATAVTNFMGTAFMLALFGAFLSDTYLSRFKTCVLFGCFEVVGYALLAVQAHFRQLRPFPCKDVLLIQLNQCQSANKGQLAILYVGLYLVAIGTGGVKAAAPPLGADQYDEKDPKEAAKLSSYFNWLMFFLTTGALFGVTFIVWIGENQGWDWSFAVCSIVVGLAILFLTMGKSLYRNNVSNGSPLTRIMQVFFVALRNRNLPLPENEHELHEIHDKEARNDAEILRKTDQFKFLDRATIMRTDQNTSTSSAHGPWKLCAVTQVEETKIVVRMLPIILSTVFMNTCLAQLQTFTIQQSTTMNRKIHKFEVPGASIPAIPLLFMIILIPIYERVFIPIARKFTGIPTGIRQLQRIGAGLVLSAVSMVVAAIVEKHRKTVAIKHSMVETTTPLPMSVFWLGYQYAIFGLADMFTFVGLMDFFYSESASSMKALSTAISWSSLAIGYYTSSVVVSIVNKVSGGWLDNNNLNKDKLDYFYWLLAGLSVLNFGFYLLCASWYKYKKVDVNPEDVVLSKEATGKIEMSIV, encoded by the exons ATG AGAATGTGCAGAGATGTCAACATTGAACCCAAACAACCACCAAGGCTAGGGGGAAATAGTGCAACTTTATTTGTATATG CTATGGCGGGGATCGATGTCATGGCTTTCTTCGCAACTGGTGTGAGCTTGGTGACTTACTTTTATGGATTTATGAACTTCAGCATAACAAAATCAGCCACTGCTGTTACAAACTTCATGGGAACAGCATTCATGCTTGCATTATTTGGAGCCTTCCTTTCAGACACTTACTTGTCCAGATTCAAGACTTGTGTTCTATTTGGCTGTTTTGAAGTTGTT GGGTATGCACTTCTAGCAGTGCAAGCACATTTCAGGCAACTAAGACCCTTTCCTTGTAAAGATGTACTCTTGATCCAACTGAATCAATGTCAGTCTGCAAATAAAGGCCAATTGGCAATCTTATACGTGGGACTTTATCTAGTTGCAATTGGGACCGGTGGAGTTAAAGCAGCTGCACCGCCTTTGGGAGCTGATCAATATGATGAGAAGGACCCTAAAGAGGCTGCTAAACTATCAAGCTACTTCAATTGGCTTATGTTCTTCCTCACCACTGGCGCGCTGTTTGGTGTCACATTTATAGTTTGGATTGGTGAGAATCAGGGATGGGATTGGTCGTTTGCTGTCTGCAGTATTGTAGTAGGATTGGCAATTCTGTTCCTAACCATGGGGAAATCATTGTACAGAAACAATGTCTCAAATGGAAGCCCCCTTACGCGTATTATGCAGGTGTTTTTTGTAGCACTTAGAAACAGAAATCTCCCTTTGCCAGAGAATGAACATGAGTTACATGAGATTCATGATAAAGAAGCTAGAAACGATGCAGAGATTCTTCGAAAAACTGACCAATTCAA GTTTTTGGACCGAGCAACGATAATGAGGACTGACCAGAACACATCCACATCAAGTGCACATGGACCGTGGAAACTTTGTGCAGTAACACAAGTTGAAGAGACCAAAATTGTAGTCAGAATGCTCCCAATTATATTGAGTACTGTTTTCATGAACACTTGTTTGGCTCAGCTCCAAACTTTCACTATCCAACAAAGCACAACAATGAACAGAAAAATCCACAAATTTGAAGTTCCAGGGGCTTCAATTCCAGCAATTCCACTACTATTTATGATTATCTTGATTCCTATATATGAACGCGTTTTCATTCCAATAGCAAGAAAATTCACAGGGATTCCAACAGGGATACGACAGCTGCAACGTATAGGTGCTGGCCTAGTACTTTCAGCTGTGTCAATGGTAGTAGCTGCAATTGTAGAAAAACACCGGAAAACAGTTGCTATTAAGCACAGCATGGTTGAAACCACCACTCCATTGCCAATGAGTGTCTTTTGGCTAGGCTATCAATATGCAATCTTTGGTTTGGCTGATATGTTTACATTTGTGGGATTGATGGATTTCTTCTATTCAGAGAGCGCATCAAGCATGAAAGCGCTAAGTACTGCAATTTCTTGGTCTTCACTGGCAATTGGATACTACACAAGTTCAGTGGTGGTAAGTATAGTGAACAAAGTAAGTGGTGGCTGGTTGGATAATAACAACTTGAACAAAGACAAGCTTGATTACTTTTACTGGTTGTTAGCAGGATTGAGTGTGCTCAATTTCGGGTTTTATTTACTTTGTGCTTCCTGGTATAAATACAAGAAGGTAGATGTGAATCCAGAAGATGTTGTCCTTAGTAAGGAGGCCACGGGGAAGATTGAGATGAGCATAGTTTAG